The genomic DNA TGGACGCACGGCGATGCAGGAGCGTCCTCGTACTGGAGTTTGTCGGTCGTGGCCGGCTGCACCTGCGGCTCGTCCACGCGAGTTGACAGGTACACCTCATGCAGAACTTTGTTCGGGCctccgcacgccgctcaaTGACGATTATTCCCCTGACAAATCATGCACCTGGGCTACACGTGGAAAATCGCCTGCTCCACTGTCGTTTGATTGGATAATATCGTGCTCATCCATGCGCAAACCACGTGGATATGCAAAAGAGTGGCTCTCCTTGGCTCTGATGCAACTGCGGCGAGCGAGACTCGAAGCCCAACTGAGCGAATGACATCGCCGATTGCGGATCTGTGCGTGAATAAAGTTGACCTAAGTGGAGGGATTCGCGTTCTATTAACCTGCTCGCTCCCCCGCCCAAGCCCGGGccaagctcggcgtgcgcctaGGGGACCAATCGCCACAAAGCGCATCCCGATTCAGCCTACCGCAGCAGCACGGACAGCAGCACGGACTGCACCCACTGCGAGGACGTCGTTGGTGCATATccctcgcgacgcgccgtgcaACGCCGACGCACTACAGCTACCGCAGTCAATTTCGTTGGCTGCTACGGCTTGGACTCAGAGTCAATGGTCAGCACAAGCTGATCGCCGTCCCAGCGTGCGTGCACCTTGCTGAGATCGTCGACGACCCAATCCGCGCCATTGTCCCACATGCGCTGGCCGTCGTGCGTGGTCTTGAGACCGAGGACACGCGCGCCAGCACGCTTGCCGCTCAGAACGCCGGGGGGGGCGTCCTCGACGACAATGCACTTCGCCATGTCCAACACCTTGCTCAGCTCCGCACCGCGGCGGTAGGGCTCGGGGTCAGGCTTGCCTTTGCTCACCGCGTCCGAGGTGACAAACACTTCCGGCGCGTCAGACACGCCCGACATAGCAaaggcacgctgcgcataGGCACTCGTAGCTGCATTAGTCAGATCGCACGTACCACTCGTCACGATTGCCCAACCGGCACGGTGCTGGGGGTTGGCATCGCGGCCCGTGTTGATCTGTTGTGAGCCCAGGGCACGTACTTCGCTCAGGAGCTGCTGGGCGCCGGGCATCGCGACGATCGTGCCTTCGACATCGCCCGTCTCCTGCTTGTGCTTGAGCTTCTCCTCGGCAATGTCGAGGATGCTGCTCTCGAAGCGGATGACTTCCTTGTTGAGCTCCTCGGGGCTCAGGCTGGGGATGTAGCGCGCAATGTTTTCCACGGTGCGATGGCCGTGGGCGTTGTGAAGCTGGGTCAGCACATCACACCTACCACGTCCTCCAGGTCCAGGTTGTACTGCTTCGCAAATGCGGCCCACACCGAATTCACAGCAGGCGTAGAATCAATGAGGGTCTTTGGTCAGGCGACGCAGACCTACCCCGTCCATATCGAACAGGACCGTGTCCACGGCTACGTCCACGCTCGGCATGATGATCGAGTCCAACACTATTCTTGCCCTCGTGCAATTCTGCCCAATTACGCGATTTGGTGCGCCAACGCTCGGACCACGTGCGCACCTTGTCTATTGCACGCATGTGGCCCCGTACTGTGCCCGCTGCGACCTGGAGGACGATGCATTCGGTCGCACGGCGTGGATTCGACTCGTCGGGAGCGAACGGTCTGTACGACCGCGCGCGCCCTTCTTGTATGTATTCGTAGCTAATGGAGATCCCGAGGAGGTCGTCGACCAGATGCTATCTGCCCCGCGGGCGAGGGGCCCGCTGCGTatcgccgaggtcggcgcgggcaCCGGCATCGCGACGCGTCTGCTGCTAGAAGGTGCGCATTCACACGGCGGCCTGGCGCGTATGCACGCGTTCGACCCGTCGACCGGCATGCTGCATCACCTGCAGCAGTCGCTCTTTGGCACGCCCGACGGGCCTGGACTTGTCGAGAAGCTAAAGCTCGAAGGGAAGCTCGCGTCCGACGCGCAGGTGCTCATCGGCGAAGGCGCCTTTGACTCGTTCCAGGCCGGCGCCGATAACGACCTTGTGGTCATTGCGCAGGCCTGGCACTGGTGCCCCGACTTTGACCAGGCACTGGCGCACATTGCGACGCAACTGCGACCTGGTGgcgtgcttgcgctggtTTGGAACCTGgaggaccgcgacgcggcgccgtggatcgcaaagctgcgcgacctctACGAAAAGTTTgaggacggcgcgccgcagtgTATGTCTCGACGCTCACGCAGACCGCCACATGGCCTGGAAGAAGATGTATAAGACGCCCAGCTTTGAGAAGTACTTTACCGAGCTGGAGCCGACGCaccagctgcgcaagctcccCACGACCTTTGACGGGGTGGTAGACCGCATGCTGTCCAAGTCATACGTCTCTGTCCTGCCCGATGAGCAAAaggagcgcctggcgcaggaTGCATTCCGCATCTTGTCCGCCCCCGACAGCGAGACGGGCCGCGAGTGGATCGACCAAGAGGCCGGCGTCTTTGTCTATCCGTACGGTACAGGTAGGTTGCGTCTACTTACACGACAGACCTGCACCTCTACCAGCGCAAAGCCTAGACTGGCCGATAGAGCAGCGTCGTTACGTACTTGCGTTTGTAGCGTGTCACGGTGCCAATGGCCAGCACCCCGTTCTTgatcgcgctcgcggccagGTGATGGAGCACGGCGTGGTTCGGCGCGGGAAGCACGCTGTTGTCGTCgacaagcgccgccgccgtaTTAATGCCGCCCATCGCATTCGCAGGCGACGAGTTGAGGATCA from Malassezia japonica chromosome 1, complete sequence includes the following:
- a CDS encoding uncharacterized protein (EggNog:ENOG503NV7R; COG:S), with translation MPSVDVAVDTVLFDMDGTLIDSTPAVNSVWAAFAKQYNLDLEDVLHNAHGHRTVENIARYIPSLSPEELNKEVIRFESSILDIAEEKLKHKQETGDVEGTIVAMPGAQQLLSEVRALGSQQINTGRDANPQHRAGWAIVTSATSAYAQRAFAMSGVSDAPEVFVTSDAVSKGKPDPEPYRRGAELSKVLDMAKCIVVEDAPPGVLSGKRAGARVLGLKTTHDGQRMWDNGADWVVDDLSKVHARWDGDQLVLTIDSESKP
- a CDS encoding uncharacterized protein (EggNog:ENOG503P2E9; COG:Q), giving the protein MHSVARRGFDSSGANGLYDRARPSYPEEVVDQMLSAPRARGPLRIAEVGAGTGIATRLLLEGAHSHGGLARMHAFDPSTGMLHHLQQSLFGTPDGPGLVEKLKLEGKLASDAQVLIGEGAFDSFQAGADNDLVVIAQAWHWCPDFDQALAHIATQLRPGGVLALVWNLEDRDAAPWIAKLRDLYEKFEDGAPQYRHMAWKKMYKTPSFEKYFTELEPTHQLRKLPTTFDGVVDRMLSKSYVSVLPDEQKERLAQDAFRILSAPDSETGRE